The Pseudomonadota bacterium genomic interval TGACACTGCGAAAGAGACTCTCCCCCTTCTATTGCAAAATCAACATCTTGCCAGTAGCGGGCAATGAGTGTCTGAAACTCAGCAGGTGGCATGTAATCAGGGCAAGCGTTTTGCTCTCTAAATGACTGCTCAGTTTGAATGTTAATGCCAAGACGTCCTGCAAAAGGAACCACAGTCTCAACAGCACGACGTAGAGGACTACTGTACACTTCATCAATTGCGAGCGGCAAAAGGCGCTCAACCAGTTGTTCAGACTGCTCTTTCCCTGTTGAAGAAAGCGACCATTCTGCACGAGGCATATCGTTTGATGGAATTGTTTGTGCGTGTCTGAGAAGGTATATTGTTGTATGGCTCATGGGAACTCTTTCTTATTCTTACCTAACATTCAGCTTTTATTTAAAAATTAAACTTTAAAGAACATACCAGAAAATACCCAAAATTGGTTTGAAAAACATGATAAAAAATCACTTTTTTATCACTTGTCTATCATTTGGGATACATCCACCAGATTCCTGGTAGTCTTTAAAGACGATATCTTTGGCAGGGCAGGAGGGACTCGAACCCCCAACCCTCGGCTTTGGAGACCGATGCTCTACCAATTGAGCCACTGCCCTATACCAAAGATAAGATAGCTTTTACACGAGCATGACCCATTTGGCAAGAGAAGCTTTTGAGAGATTTATATATTCTTTATATTTATTACACTTGACCTGTATACAAAAACTGTTTTATAAACGAAATTATATCTATTATCTAGAGGCTACGCCTCCCCCTTTTCCTCATGCTCAGCATAAAGGAGATCCCTTATGAGCAATACACTCTCTGAACTAAAGCGCCAAGTTGAAGCACTTGATGATGGCCATGAAGCCAAAGCCATTTTGCAAAACATGCTGGAAACAGCTGCAGGCCTCCCAGAAGACAGCAGAAGCCTGCCTCCTTTGATGAAAAGGATTGCAGAACTTCTGAGCATCAGCAACGAAACCGACAGTGCCAACGCAGCCCGCCGCAAAGAACTGTTTACCATTCCAGCTTGGATGGTGACTGGATCGAGCAAGGTTGCAAGCGCCTTTTCCTGGTGGAAGCAAAACAAGGCCTTTGGCTTTGTCATTGAGAACGGCAAGTTCTCTTTTGCCCCCAAGGAAGTTATGGCCCTGCCGGACTACTCCAAACCGGATGTTCGTAACAGAGCCTTGCGTGACGCACCGGATGAAGAAGCTGCACGCGCAGCTGCCGATGCTGTTGAAGCTGGACACAAGCGCAAACAGGCAGAAGCTGAAAGCAAAGCTGAAAAAGCCCGCCGTGAAGAAGAAAAAGCAAAAGCCCAAGCGGCCAAGCTCTCTTCTGTCAAGGAAGGCTTGCAAGCTGAACTGGACGCCTCTGAAGCTGATATGCACACGGCCCAGTCTCTGGCAGACCATGAAGCAGCCCTGCTGAGTGAAAGCACCGAAACCGTTCGCCTTCTTGAAGGTCAGATCGGCGAGATGAACGCTCAGAAAGACGCTGCAGAAAGCAAAACCACGGCAATGACAGAACGCACCAAGCAAATGCAAGAGCAACGCGCTCAAGCCAATGCTCGCGTTCCGGAACTGGAAGCACAGCTGAAAGCCCTGCAAACCGCATATGAGCCGGTGAAAGCACGTATGGACAGCGCACAAGCTGACTATGACCGCGCAGAAACTGACTTGGGCGGAGTAACGGAACAGATCAACACTTTGCAAACGCAAATTGATGGCCTGAAGTCCGATATTGCAACCGGGCAAGAAAAGCATGATGCTTTGCAAGCCCAGACAGCCGAAGCTCTCGACGAAAAAGAGCGCCGCCGTGCTGAAGTATCTGACCTGCTGGCACAAATGGAAGCGCTGCGTGAAGAACGCGACGTTGTCACAGCCAGCATTGCTGAAGCCAAAACCGTGCTGAATGCTGCCAAAGCTGAACTGATGCAGGTGGAAACACCTGAAGATCAAACTCAGTTGTTCCTCATCAACGAGGGCGGCCTTGCAGAAGATGGCACCACTGGCGTCACAGAACTGGCCGTACGTAAGGCACGTAATGCCAAACGTAACAGCGCCAAAAATGTTCGCCTTGAAGTGATTGCCGGCGATCTGGAACGTCAACGTGATACTGCATGCCCCGCGGGTGTGGAGTTCCTCAACCAGCATGGCATTTACCATCCGCTTGTTGGCCAAGGCGATCATGCCGAAGCTTACATGGACGGTGACACTCTGGTGGTACGCGTACAAAGCGCATACCCCAAAGCTGCCAAGGTTGACACCAACGAAGACGGTGACAAAGTGCTGCTCATCAGCATGGAAGCTGACCACAGCAATGAAGGCGTGATCGCTCACGACTTTACGCTGCAGATAAACCTGTAAAACTGAATCCATCCCCCGCTCAGTTCGAGCGGGGGATTTCTTTTACCCTTAACACCTCGAAGGAGACTCCCATGAGTAACCTTGTTGTTGACGGCATCCTCTTTTACCATGGCGGCACTGCCGACCTTGGCACCAATAAAGAGGTTGCTAAAAACTTTGGGCCCATCAAATCTTGCAATATAGGGCAAGCCAGTGATGAGCACAAACTCAACGCTATTGACACTGAAAACCATGCACTGGAGAGCGCTCGTAAATCCCTTGCAAAGCAAGCAAAGGAAGTGGGAGCGAATGCGGTTATTTGCCACAATTACTCCACATCTTTTATTGTTGGTTTTTCAGATCGCTTACAGTGCGTTACTTCTGCCTACGGCGATGCTGTCTTAATCAAACCTAAAGGTGCGTCATGAGCAATCTTGTTGTTGATGGTATCCTCTTTTACCATGGCGGTGCTGCCGACCTTGGCACAAATAAAGAGGTCGTCAAAAACTTTGGCCCCGTTTCAAAAACGGATCAAAGCTTTCGCAACCGAGGCGAGGCAGACACCCAGCATACGCAACGCGTATGCAAAGAAACAGCCCAAGCCCTTGCCAAGGCGGCTAAAGAGCTTGGTGCCAACGCCATTCTCTATTACAGCAACGCTCCCACACCCTTTTGGGGTAAGCGTAATGGAAGAGAGTTCATGGTTTGCCAAGTCACCACTTCTGGTGACGCTGTCCTCATCAAAACAAAGGAGAATATCTAATGTTAATTGATGGAATTTTCTTTTCCCACGGAGGTGCATCTGACATCCCTGGGCGTAAAGTTCAAAAGCAGTTCGGCATCATTAGCGATCTTGGCCGCCAAGAACGAAAAGGTATGTCCACCGTTGACTGTTGCAAACTCGCGCAGATAAATGCCTATCGTAGTTTGGCCAAACAAGCTGCCGCACTTGGTGCTAACGCTGTATTGAATGTGCAAATTGCCCCATTTCCCTACGAGTATAGTGTTGGAATTTTGTGGGAAGCTCCCATTTCAGGCAACGCTGTCACTCTTGGTGACGAGGAGTAAGTCACATGATGATTGAAGGTATTTGGGTATGCGCCGGTGGCGCAGAAACAATTCCTCATCGAGAGGTTAATAACTCTCTAGGCTTCATGTCATCAACCTCCTTCTTGAAAGATGAAGAGCTCTCTTTTGAACAAGGTGTAGAAGCTGTACAAAGCAAGGCCATAAAACGCCTTGTTCAAAAAGCAGTCGAAAGAGGTGCAAATGCCATCCTCAATGTATCTACCAACTGGCAGGTCATGGGGACAGACAAAGAATCCCCCTTTGTTGGCAGTGCATCTGGTGATATCGTTGTCCTTGGCAGCGCAGCTTAAACGAAAAAAACAGCCCCCTTTGGGGGCTGTTTTGCGTTTATACTATAAAAACATAAAGTGAAGATTTTGCTTTTTGTAAGGCGTGGAGTAGTAAGGCTACTTAAGCTGAAACAAAAAGGAAAAGATGCCTTTATGAAAGCGCATGCGCCACTTTGCCTTGGATGGTGAGCTTTAGCTCATCTCTCACCCAATGGCTGGCAGCAACCAATTTATCTAAATCTACGCCTGTTTCAAAGCCCATACCTTGCAACATGTAAACAACATCTTCTGTGGCCACATTACCGCTGGCACCTTTTGCATAAGGGCAACCGCCAAGACCCGCCACACTAGCATCTACCACACGCACACCAAGGTCTAGTGATGCGAGAATATTCGCCATTGCTTGGCCGTAAGTATCATGCATATGTACCGCAACTTTTTCTACGGGCACATCGTTCAACACAGCTTCAAGCATGGCGTACGTTTGTACAGGTGTTCCCACACCAATGGTGTCACCGAGAGAGATTTCATAAGCACCCATTTGCATAAGGGCTCGAGAAACTTTTGCCACGGCTTCAGGGGCAATTTCACCCTCGTACGGGCACCCATTTACACAAGACACATACCCACGCACTTTGATGTCATGAGCTCTTGCCATTTCCATCACAGGAGCAAAACGCTCAAAGCTTTCTTTAATGGAACAATTAATGTTCTTTTGGCTAAAGCTTTCACTCGCACTGGCAAAAATCGCCACTTCTTTTACACCAGATTCAATTGCTGCTTCCATGCCTTTTTCATTAGGAACAAGGGCACTCAGTTCAGCGTCCACATCTTTTAGGCCAGCAAGTACGTCAGCACTACCTGCCATTTGCGGCACCCACTTCGGAGAGACAAATGCACCAGCCTCAATATGCTTCAGGCCTGCATCTGCCAGCTTCTTCACAAGCTCTACTTTATGAGCAACAGAGATTTCACTCTTCTCGTTTTGCAGACCATCTCTTGGCCCAACTTCAACAATCTTGACTCTCGAGTCTTTCAACTTTTTTCTCTCTTTTTACTTAAAGAAACTTCTTAAAAAATTCTTCAAGCCCATCTGGGCGCTTCAGGATGTATTTTTTTACTTTAAACACCGCAGAGCAGTTCTACTACTTAAGGGGGCATAAAGTGAAACAAGACGCCTGAATGAAAATTTTACGCAGCTTTTTCTTTCTTATCAACAAACGAGATCAATACATCCCCGTCATCGACCTTATCACCAACGTTATAGTGAACTTCTTCAATAATGCCGTCTTCTGGCGCACGCATTGTATGTTCCATCTTCATCGCTTCCATTACCATGAGGGCTTGATCTTTTGAAACAGCTTCACCAGCCTTCGCCATCACTTTTGTTACCTGACCTGGGATAGACGCTGTCAGCGCGCCTTCTGATGCCTGTACAGTTCCCTCAGCTACAGGTTCACTACGATATGGCATGCTAATGTATGTCCCGTCAGCCACGGCTACAATGCGCTTTGCATCTTGCCATGCATAACCTTCTGGCTTTTCAGTTGGAACCGCTATGCTCTTGCCGCCAATAGTCACTTTTTCTGACTTCGGTAAGTTGAGGCGCAAACCAACCACATTCGCCCAAGGGTTATGGCTTCCCATACGCTCTTCTTGAACTTTTGCGTTGGCTTTCCCAATCATAAACGCTGCTGCATTCAAATGTTTTTCTGACGGTTCAGAAATCACAGATGGCAAAACGTCAGCTGCTTCTTTTGTGAGGAAGCTTGTTCCAAATCCACCTTGCCTAAAGACTGGGTGATTTACACAAGCATTCAAGAACCCAAGATTGGTTGGAAGCCCCATCACAATACCTTCTTCAAGCGCTTTTGAAAGGGTGTCGCAAGCCTCGTCACGGGTTTCCCCATACGTGATGACTTTCGCAATCATACTATCGTAAAAGCTTGAGATTTCACCGCCCTGCTCTACGCCTGTATCTACACGTAGATTCTCTGTTTCTTCTGGCATGTGCCACACCTTAAGTGTGCCTGAAGATGGCAGGAAGCCCTCTTCCACATTCTCTGCACAAAGGCGTGCCTCAATCGCATGGCCTGTACATGTAATCTCATCTTGCTTAAGCGGGATAGGTTCACCGCTTGCAACACGCAGCTGCCACTCAACAAAATCAAGGCCTGTCACGTATTCACTCACCGGGTGCTCTACCTGTAAACGTGTGTTCATTTCCATAAAGTAGAACTTGGCGTCTGGGCCTTCTCCATCAAGGAGAAACTCAACAGTTCCCGCACCTTTGTAGTTTACCGCTTCACCAGCACGCACCGCAGCTTCAAGAAGTTGCTTTCGCACTTCTACATCAAGGCAAGGCGCTGGCGCTTCTTCAAGCACCTTCTGGTGACGGCGCTGCACACTACAGTCACGCTCAAACAGGTGCACCACTTTGCCGTGGCTATCACCAAAAATTTGCACCTCAATGTGACGTGGTTTCACAAGATATTTTTCAATCAGAACATCTGGGTTACCAAAACCGCTTTCTGCTTCACGGCGTGCACTATCAAGCTCACGCTCAAACTCGCTCGCTTCAAACACTTGGCGCATACCACGGCCACCACCACCAGCAACAGCCTTAATAAGGACTGGATAACCAATTTTATCGGCAACACTCTTCAGGTGTGCAGGTGATTGATCATCCCCGTGATATCCTTCAAGCACAGGAACATTCGCCTCTTCCATAAGCGCTTTGGCAGCACTCTTACTGGCCATAGCGTCCATGCTTTCTGCATCCGGGCCAATAAAGGCAATACCTGCCTCGGTACAAGCACGTGCAAACTCTGCGTTTTCAGAGAGGAACCCGTAACCAGGGTGAATACCTTCAGCACCACACTTCTTAGCCACTTCAATAATTTTATCGCCACGCAGGTAGCTTTCACTGCTTGGAGAACGGCCAATGTGGTACGCTTCATCCGCCCCGCTTACATGCGGCGCATAACGGTCAGCATCTGAGTAAACAGCAACAGTTTTTACACCAAGCTTTGATGCCGTACGCATCACACGGCAGGCAATTTCACCTCGGTTTGCAATTAGAATCTTTTTAAGCATCAGCACTCACCCAGTTTGGAGAACGTTTTTCAAGGAAGGCACTAATACCCTCTTTACCTTCATCACTTGCACGACGTGCAGCAATCGCACCCGCCGTATGGTCGAGCGTTGCTTCACCAATTGTCATCGCTTCTAGTTCACGCTGAAGCTTTTTCGCTTCACGCATCGCTTCTGGTGCGTTTGATGAAATGTTTTTAAGAAGGCCTGCAAGCGCACTTTCTAGTTCAGCTTCGCCATTCACTTTGTCGTGCACAAGGCCCATTTTTTGTGCCTTCTTCGCACAGAAACGTTCTGCTGTGACTGCGTAACGCCCCATATTACGAGGACCCATAGCACGCAGCACATAAGGTGCAATGGCAGCTGGAATAAGGCCAAGCTTCACTTCGCTGAGTGAAAACTTGCTGCTGTCTTTATCTGCAATCACAACGTCACAAGCACTCACAACACCAACACCGCCACCAAACACTGCACCTTTAACAAGGGCAACAGTTAGATGCGGGCAAGCGTAGATGGCATCCACCATACCTGCTAGCTTAAGAGCATCAGCTTTGTTTTCTGCTTCTGTAAAGTTTGCAGCACGCTTCATCCAATTCAGGTCTCCACCGGCGCAGAAGCTTTTGCCATTGGCTTTAAGCACAACTGCACGCAGAGAGCGATCTGCTGCAAGTTCTGTAAATGTGCTTGTGAGAGACTCAATCATCTCTTCATCAAACGCGTTATGAACATCTGGACGATTCAGCGTAACCACCGCTATGCCGTTTTGTTTCTCTAAAAGAACTGAACTCATTTTTTCCACCTTACATTCTAAAAATACCGAATTCGGTGTCACCGCCCGGCCTATTCATTGATGTGGCTAGGGCTAAACCTAGAATGTCACGTGTTTGCGCTGGGTCGATCACCCCATCGTCCCACAGACGTGCACTTGCATAGTATGGGTGCCCCTGCTTCTCGTATTGCTCGCGCACAGGCTCTTTGAATGACGCTTCTTCTTCAGCGCTCCATTCCTGTCCTGCCTTTTCCATAGCGTCACGCTTAACCGTTGCAAGCACACTTGCCGCTTGCTCACCACCCATTACGCTAATACGGCTGTTTGGCCATGAGAAGAGGAATCGTGGGCTAAAGCTACGTCCACACATTGCGTAGTTACCTGCACCAAATGATCCACCGACAAGGACAGTGATCTTTGGTACATCTGCCGTTGCGACAGCGTTTACAAGCTTAGCACCATCTTTTGCAATACCACCTTGCTCATACTTTTTACCAACCATGAACCCTGTAATGTTTTGCAGGAAGAGGATTGGTACACCACGCTGACAGCACAGCTGCACAAAGTGCGCACCTTTTTCAGCAGACTCACTAAATAGAATACCGTTATTGGCAATAATACCCACTGGGTAACCGTGGATATGTGCAAAGCCTGTGACCAGCGTTGTACCG includes:
- a CDS encoding histidine phosphatase family protein, which encodes MSHTTIYLLRHAQTIPSNDMPRAEWSLSSTGKEQSEQLVERLLPLAIDEVYSSPLRRAVETVVPFAGRLGINIQTEQSFREQNACPDYMPPAEFQTLIARYWQDVDFAIEGGESLSQCQKRMIEGIRLVEKAHKGKNILISSHGEAIGAVLKAFDPQYGYDDWARMNMPDVFKIEFSPDGTAQWDSDYKFEPLDIF
- a CDS encoding heavy metal-binding domain-containing protein — its product is MSNLVVDGILFYHGGTADLGTNKEVAKNFGPIKSCNIGQASDEHKLNAIDTENHALESARKSLAKQAKEVGANAVICHNYSTSFIVGFSDRLQCVTSAYGDAVLIKPKGAS
- a CDS encoding heavy metal-binding domain-containing protein → MMIEGIWVCAGGAETIPHREVNNSLGFMSSTSFLKDEELSFEQGVEAVQSKAIKRLVQKAVERGANAILNVSTNWQVMGTDKESPFVGSASGDIVVLGSAA
- a CDS encoding hydroxymethylglutaryl-CoA lyase, translating into MKDSRVKIVEVGPRDGLQNEKSEISVAHKVELVKKLADAGLKHIEAGAFVSPKWVPQMAGSADVLAGLKDVDAELSALVPNEKGMEAAIESGVKEVAIFASASESFSQKNINCSIKESFERFAPVMEMARAHDIKVRGYVSCVNGCPYEGEIAPEAVAKVSRALMQMGAYEISLGDTIGVGTPVQTYAMLEAVLNDVPVEKVAVHMHDTYGQAMANILASLDLGVRVVDASVAGLGGCPYAKGASGNVATEDVVYMLQGMGFETGVDLDKLVAASHWVRDELKLTIQGKVAHALS
- a CDS encoding biotin carboxylase N-terminal domain-containing protein, whose protein sequence is MLKKILIANRGEIACRVMRTASKLGVKTVAVYSDADRYAPHVSGADEAYHIGRSPSSESYLRGDKIIEVAKKCGAEGIHPGYGFLSENAEFARACTEAGIAFIGPDAESMDAMASKSAAKALMEEANVPVLEGYHGDDQSPAHLKSVADKIGYPVLIKAVAGGGGRGMRQVFEASEFERELDSARREAESGFGNPDVLIEKYLVKPRHIEVQIFGDSHGKVVHLFERDCSVQRRHQKVLEEAPAPCLDVEVRKQLLEAAVRAGEAVNYKGAGTVEFLLDGEGPDAKFYFMEMNTRLQVEHPVSEYVTGLDFVEWQLRVASGEPIPLKQDEITCTGHAIEARLCAENVEEGFLPSSGTLKVWHMPEETENLRVDTGVEQGGEISSFYDSMIAKVITYGETRDEACDTLSKALEEGIVMGLPTNLGFLNACVNHPVFRQGGFGTSFLTKEAADVLPSVISEPSEKHLNAAAFMIGKANAKVQEERMGSHNPWANVVGLRLNLPKSEKVTIGGKSIAVPTEKPEGYAWQDAKRIVAVADGTYISMPYRSEPVAEGTVQASEGALTASIPGQVTKVMAKAGEAVSKDQALMVMEAMKMEHTMRAPEDGIIEEVHYNVGDKVDDGDVLISFVDKKEKAA
- a CDS encoding enoyl-CoA hydratase-related protein translates to MSSVLLEKQNGIAVVTLNRPDVHNAFDEEMIESLTSTFTELAADRSLRAVVLKANGKSFCAGGDLNWMKRAANFTEAENKADALKLAGMVDAIYACPHLTVALVKGAVFGGGVGVVSACDVVIADKDSSKFSLSEVKLGLIPAAIAPYVLRAMGPRNMGRYAVTAERFCAKKAQKMGLVHDKVNGEAELESALAGLLKNISSNAPEAMREAKKLQRELEAMTIGEATLDHTAGAIAARRASDEGKEGISAFLEKRSPNWVSADA